In Chryseobacterium oranimense, a single window of DNA contains:
- the aceB gene encoding malate synthase A, translated as METKTQLKIKAHKQFEEVFTPELTDFLVALHQNFNQKRLDLLEERKNTQQFFDSGNLPAFLPETEDVRNGNWSCASLPDDLLDRRVEITGPVDRKMIINALNSGALTFMADFEDSSSPTWENCIQGQINLADAVRRNIDFTAENGKSYRLNEKTAVLQVRPRGLHLPEKHMEINGEEASGSLTDFGIYFFNNAEQLLKNGNGPYFYLPKLEHYKEARWWNDVFVFAQNYLGIPTGTIKATVLIETITASFQIDEILFELKEHSAGLNCGRWDYIFSFIKKFRNSPGFMIPDRDQVTMASPFMSAYSKRVIEICHKRNVHAIGGMAAQIPVKNDDEANNAAFEKVRKDKEREVKNGHDGTWVAHPALVSVAKDIFDQYMPEKNQIDKKFEYHIKEKDLLEVPQGEITAKGVKKNINIGILYLESWLMGIGAAAIYNLMEDAATAEISRTQLWQWLRNEAQLDNGQVLNREMILQWEAEEIESIEKYVGEERFRHGKFNLAKELFNELVFAEKFEEFLTLKAYPFIE; from the coding sequence ATGGAAACAAAGACACAACTGAAAATAAAAGCTCACAAGCAGTTTGAGGAGGTTTTTACTCCGGAATTGACTGACTTTTTAGTTGCTCTTCATCAAAACTTTAATCAGAAAAGATTAGATCTGTTAGAAGAAAGAAAAAATACACAGCAGTTTTTTGATTCAGGCAACCTTCCGGCATTTTTACCTGAAACTGAAGACGTGAGAAACGGAAACTGGAGCTGCGCATCACTTCCGGATGATTTGCTGGACAGGAGAGTAGAGATTACAGGCCCTGTAGACCGCAAAATGATCATTAATGCCTTGAATTCCGGCGCCTTGACTTTTATGGCCGATTTTGAAGACAGCAGCTCGCCCACCTGGGAAAACTGCATTCAGGGACAAATTAACTTGGCGGATGCAGTTCGGCGAAATATAGACTTTACTGCTGAAAACGGGAAATCTTACCGGCTTAATGAAAAAACAGCCGTGCTGCAGGTTCGTCCAAGAGGACTGCATCTTCCGGAAAAACATATGGAGATCAATGGAGAAGAAGCTTCGGGCTCGCTGACTGATTTTGGAATTTACTTTTTTAATAATGCTGAACAGCTGCTGAAAAACGGAAACGGTCCTTATTTTTACCTGCCTAAGCTGGAGCATTATAAAGAAGCCCGCTGGTGGAATGATGTTTTTGTTTTTGCACAAAACTATCTGGGAATTCCTACAGGAACCATTAAAGCTACTGTTTTGATTGAAACGATTACAGCTTCATTTCAGATCGATGAAATTTTATTTGAATTAAAAGAACATAGCGCAGGCTTGAATTGCGGAAGGTGGGACTATATTTTCTCATTCATCAAAAAATTCAGAAACTCTCCCGGATTTATGATTCCGGACAGAGATCAGGTAACTATGGCTTCCCCTTTTATGAGCGCCTATTCAAAGAGAGTAATTGAAATCTGTCATAAAAGAAACGTTCATGCTATAGGAGGTATGGCCGCACAGATCCCTGTGAAAAATGATGATGAGGCGAACAACGCTGCTTTTGAAAAAGTAAGAAAGGATAAAGAAAGGGAAGTGAAAAACGGACATGACGGAACATGGGTGGCTCATCCTGCTTTGGTTTCTGTAGCAAAAGATATTTTCGATCAGTATATGCCTGAAAAGAATCAGATTGATAAAAAATTTGAATATCACATTAAAGAAAAAGATCTCCTGGAGGTTCCGCAAGGTGAAATTACCGCGAAAGGAGTCAAAAAAAACATCAATATTGGAATTCTGTACCTTGAAAGCTGGCTGATGGGAATCGGTGCTGCAGCTATTTACAACCTGATGGAAGATGCTGCAACTGCTGAAATTTCAAGAACGCAGCTCTGGCAATGGCTGAGAAATGAAGCACAGCTGGATAACGGCCAGGTCCTGAACCGTGAAATGATCCTTCAATGGGAAGCTGAAGAGATAGAAAGTATTGAAAAATATGTAGGTGAAGAACGTTTCAGACACGGAAAATTCAACCTTGCGAAAGAGCTCTTCAATGAGCTGGTTTTTGCAGAAAAATTCGAGGAATTCCTCACTTTGAAAGCATACCCTTTTATTGAGTAA
- the aceA gene encoding isocitrate lyase, which produces MKTRQEQIHAIEQDWLNNPRWNGVKRTYTAEEVLKLRGSYKIDYTIATEMSKKFWDKLNTQDYVAGLGALTGNQAVQEVDAGLEAIYLSGWQVAADANLSGEMYPDQSLYPANSVPSVVKKINNALLRADQVQSVSGNGNKEYLVPIIADAEAGFGGNLNAFELMKQMIEAGAAAVHFEDQLSSAKKCGHLGGKVLVPTQEAINKLIAARLASDVLGVPSIIIARTDADAADLLTSDIDDRDKKFVTGERTSEGFYVVKNGVEQGIDRGLSYAPYADLIWMETSNPDLEQARKFAEGIHAQFPGKMLAYNCSPSFNWAARLSVEEMANFREELAKMGYKFQFITLAGFHALNTAMFELALAYKERGMAGYSELQEREFALQQKGFRAVKHQSFVGTGYFDEVQNVVTNGSSATVAMKDSTETAQFH; this is translated from the coding sequence ATGAAAACAAGACAAGAACAGATCCATGCTATAGAACAGGATTGGCTGAATAATCCTCGCTGGAACGGAGTAAAAAGAACATATACCGCTGAAGAAGTATTAAAGCTGCGCGGTTCTTACAAAATTGATTATACCATTGCAACAGAAATGTCCAAAAAATTCTGGGATAAACTGAATACTCAGGATTATGTAGCCGGACTTGGTGCCTTAACGGGTAATCAGGCAGTTCAGGAAGTGGACGCCGGGCTGGAAGCAATCTATCTTTCAGGATGGCAGGTAGCTGCGGATGCCAATCTTTCAGGGGAAATGTATCCGGATCAGTCACTGTATCCTGCCAATTCAGTGCCTTCTGTGGTGAAAAAAATCAATAATGCCTTACTGAGAGCAGATCAGGTTCAGTCCGTGAGTGGCAACGGGAATAAAGAATATCTTGTTCCGATCATTGCAGATGCAGAAGCCGGATTCGGTGGAAATTTAAATGCTTTTGAGCTGATGAAGCAGATGATTGAAGCAGGAGCTGCAGCAGTTCATTTTGAAGACCAGCTTTCTTCAGCAAAAAAATGCGGTCACCTTGGAGGAAAAGTGCTGGTTCCCACTCAGGAAGCTATTAATAAGCTTATTGCAGCCCGTCTGGCTTCAGATGTATTGGGTGTGCCAAGTATCATTATTGCGAGAACAGATGCCGATGCTGCGGATCTTCTGACTTCGGATATTGATGACAGGGATAAAAAATTTGTGACCGGAGAAAGAACTTCCGAAGGTTTCTATGTAGTGAAGAACGGAGTAGAGCAGGGAATTGACAGGGGATTATCATACGCTCCATATGCAGACCTGATCTGGATGGAAACTTCCAATCCTGACCTGGAGCAGGCCAGAAAATTTGCTGAAGGCATCCATGCTCAGTTTCCGGGAAAAATGCTGGCTTATAACTGTTCGCCGTCATTCAACTGGGCAGCAAGGCTTAGTGTGGAAGAAATGGCGAATTTCCGTGAAGAGCTTGCCAAAATGGGCTACAAATTCCAGTTTATTACACTGGCAGGTTTCCATGCTCTGAATACAGCGATGTTCGAACTTGCTTTAGCTTATAAAGAAAGAGGAATGGCCGGATATTCCGAACTTCAGGAAAGAGAGTTTGCCCTTCAGCAGAAAGGTTTCAGGGCGGTAAAACACCAGTCGTTTGTAGGCACAGGATATTTTGATGAGGTTCAGAATGTTGTGACCAACGGCTCTTCTGCAACAGTAGCAATGAAAGATTCTACAGAAACCGCACAGTTCCATTGA
- a CDS encoding acyl-CoA thioesterase, with product MNLIYQKQIVVTKEHIDQNNHVNNVQYVHWVEEMAGEHWEKVKDKTDYPEDIWMLVDHHIQYKKQVYLGDILTVKTYPKPPEGIRQPRKVEFYCNDKLVVDSDTLWVLVDAKTQKMKRLESDWLDKLKE from the coding sequence ATGAATTTAATTTATCAAAAACAGATTGTGGTAACAAAAGAACATATAGACCAGAACAACCATGTCAATAATGTGCAGTATGTCCATTGGGTAGAAGAAATGGCAGGCGAGCACTGGGAAAAAGTAAAGGATAAAACAGATTATCCCGAAGATATTTGGATGCTCGTTGACCATCATATTCAATACAAAAAACAAGTCTATCTCGGAGATATACTCACCGTTAAAACCTATCCGAAGCCTCCTGAAGGTATCAGGCAACCCAGAAAAGTAGAGTTTTACTGCAATGATAAACTTGTTGTGGATTCAGATACGCTTTGGGTCTTGGTGGATGCGAAAACCCAAAAAATGAAACGGCTTGAAAGTGACTGGCTGGATAAACTTAAAGAGTAA
- a CDS encoding 6-pyruvoyl trahydropterin synthase family protein — translation MIRITKIFTFETAHVLYNYDGKCKNMHGHSYKLFVTVKGRPVNDLENPKNGMVVDFGDIKSIVKSEIVDVWDHAVLVNALSPHKELGEDLENKGHKVIYCSFQPTCENMLYAIAAKIKSKLPAEVSLAYLKLHETENSYGEWFAEDNK, via the coding sequence ATGATACGGATTACAAAAATTTTCACATTCGAAACAGCCCATGTGCTGTACAATTACGATGGGAAATGTAAAAATATGCACGGACATTCCTATAAGCTGTTTGTAACGGTGAAAGGAAGACCCGTTAATGATTTGGAGAATCCCAAAAACGGGATGGTGGTGGATTTTGGAGATATTAAAAGTATCGTAAAATCTGAAATTGTGGATGTCTGGGATCATGCGGTTCTTGTTAATGCACTTTCTCCCCATAAAGAACTTGGTGAAGATCTTGAAAATAAAGGTCACAAAGTAATTTACTGCAGCTTTCAGCCTACCTGCGAAAACATGCTGTATGCCATTGCGGCAAAAATAAAATCGAAACTTCCGGCTGAGGTATCTCTGGCCTATCTTAAACTTCACGAAACGGAAAACTCCTATGGAGAATGGTTCGCAGAAGATAATAAGTAA